Within the Micromonospora citrea genome, the region AGAAACCCGACCTGCCCTCGACCGGCTGCCAGCCGACGGGATCCCACCGGCGCAGCGTCCGCCACGCGGCGTGCGGGTCGCCCGCAGCGTGCAGGGCGGGGTCGGCGAGGTCGGTCCTGCCCGGGGGCCGGGTGTGGAGGCACGGCGGGGTTCTCATGCGGCCAACACCTCGTCGACCAGCTCGGCGATGGTCGGCTTGAGGAACAGCACCGCGGCGTCCACCTCGACGCCGAACTGCTCGTAGAGGTCCATCAGCAGGTCGGCGGCGAGCAGCGAGTCGCCGCCGAGGGCGAAGAAGTCGTCCTCGACACCCACCGGTGTGACGTTGAGCTTCTCGCTCCAGAGCCGGGTCAGCATCGACTCAAGCTCGCTTCGCGTCGGCACGGACATCCTCCCAACTGTCGATGAATCGCCGGGTCAGGGCCCGCATCGCGGCCTCCCCGTACGAGCGGCGGTACCGCAGGCAGGCGGTGTAGCCGCCGCCGGCGCCCGGTTCGAGCCAGAACGCCAGCCCGTTGACGGGCAGCACCGGCCCGCCCAGGCCGAGCCCGGCAGGGATCGTCAGCGGCTCGATCCCGGCGTTCTCGGGCACCTGGATGACCTCGAACTGGGCCAGAGCCGGTCCGCCGTGGGCGAACAGCGCGTCGGCCTGCGGCACCTCGTCCAGCAGCGCCGGAAACGGAATTTCGTGCGCGTACGCCTCGGCGAACGCGCGGTGCACGGCACCCACCGTCGGCGTGCCGAGCCGCACCGGCAGCACGTTCATGTAGAGCCCCACGGTGTCCCAGTCGGACCGCTGCCGGCCGTGGGTCAGCACCGGGACGACCGCCTCGCCCGGGCACAGCGGGCCGAGGGCCCGCGCGAACGCGGTGAGCAGGACGACGAACGGTGTGCTGCGCACGGCCCGGGCGACCGTTGCCGCCTGCTGCCGGGTGATGCCGCTCGGCGTCCTGATCTCGGCCGTGCCGGTGTCGCCGCCCTGGCCCGGGGCCAGGGTCGGCACGTCTGCGAGCACCCGGCGCCAGTACGGCAGCGACCGGTCCACCCGGCCGGGCGCAGGGGCGGACGCGCTGCCGTGGTAGGCGGGGGCCGGACCGGTCGGCGGTTTCAGCACCTCGCTCAGCAGCAGCCGCATCGACCACGGGTCGGACACGGTGTGGTGCGCAACCAGCAGCAGCTCGCGACCGGCCAGGTACGCCCAGAGCAGGCACCGCGCGTCGGGCGGGTACCGGCCGGCGGCGGCCGCCGCCCACACGTCGTCGACCGTGCGCAGCGGGACCGGCCCCTGACCGAGGACGGGGTGCCGGGCCACGACCGCGTCCAGGGCTCGTCGCAGGGCGGCCGGGTCGGGCTCGGCGGGCAGCCGGGCCCCGCCCAGCGCGACGAACCGTTCGGTGTCCGCCGGACCGCCCGCCCAGGACAGGATGTGCTGCGCGTACGGCTGGTCATCCACCTCGTACACCTCCCATGGCCTTTCCGGCCGGATCGACCGGCGACCGCCCGTGCGGCGCCGGGAGTCTCGTCGGCGGCTGCCCGCCGTCTGGCGCGACGGCTTCGTCGGGCAGGTCGCGCCACCGCCGCAGCGGCGAGAGGTAGAGCAGCAGGCCGGATGCCCACACTCCGGCGGCGGCGACCCACAGCGTCGGCCGCACCCCCAGCCAGCTGCCGAGCAGGCCGCCGGTCAGGGCGCCGACGGGCATCACCCCGAAGATCACCCACCGGACCGACGCGGTCATCCTGCCCAGCAGGTCCGGCGGGCAGACCCGCTGCCGGTAGCTGATGGCCGCAGCGTTGTAGATGGCGAACACCGCGCCCAGCCCCGCCATGCCGGCCGTGTAGGCGATCGGGCCCCAGCCCGGCTGCGCGGCCGGTACGAGCAGCACCGTCCAGCCGAGCCCCAGCGGAGCGATCCAGATGATCCGGGCCGTGCCCACCAGGCGCGCCAGCCGCGCGGAGACCAGGCCGCCGCCGATCCCGCCCAGCGTGGTCAGCGCCAGCACCACACCGACCATGTGCTCGCTGAGGCGCAGGTCGCGCACCAGGTACAGGACCGCCAGCGCGAAGATCATCTGGCTGAAGAGGTTGAGCGACGCCGAGGCCGCCACCAGTCGGGGCATGATCGGGTGGCGGAACACGAAGGAGAGTCCCGCACCCAGCTCGCGGCGGAAGTTCCGACCCCGCGCCACGGCCGGCGGCTGCTCCGGGCGGCGGAGCAGCAGGAGGGACAGGGCGTTGACCACGTAGGCGAGCGCGTCGACGCCCACGGTACGCGCCACACCCAGCGCCGACACCAGCGCGCCGCCCACGCCGTAACCGGCGATCCGCGAGACCGAGTAGGTGGTCGTCAGCTTGCCGTTGGCGTCGAGCAGTTGGTCGCCGGCGACGACCGACGGCAGGAAGCTCTGATGCGCGGTCTCGTAGAGCACGGTGCAGACGCTGGAGAGCAGCGCCACGATCCACAGCTGCGCCATCGTGACCCAGCCGGCCCACGCGCCGACGGCGACGGTGGCCACCAGCCCGGCCCGCGCGAGGTGACAGACCACCATGACCCGGCGTTTGCGCATCCGGTCCACCCACACCCCGGCGGGCAGGGAGAGAAACAGGTAGGCGACCATCCGGGTGGCGGCGAGGACGCCGACCTCGACGGCGGAGGCGTCCAGCACGGTGACGGCCAGCAGCGGAATGGCCAGCATCGAGACGGCGTCGCCGACCTCGCTGAGGGTCCGACCCGACCACAGCACCATGAAGTCACGGTGTCGCCACAGGCTGTCGCTCATGCCGGTTCCTCGACCGCCCGCAGCAGGAGGTCGGTCATGGTGGTCAGGAAGCGTTCCACCTCGGCGCGTCCGTACCCGCCGCGCATCACCCGCAGGGTGAACTGCACGCAGGGGTGCACCCAGGCCATCAGGTAGAAGCTGGCCCCGCTGTAGGCGCGGGGCGGGAGAAACTCGACACGCCGGGGCGCCACCTCGGACGGCTCGGGATCGGCGTCGGCCGGGGCCGGGATGAAGGTGAAGAAGCTGCCGTGGTCGAAGTCCATGGGCGCGACGGCGAACGGGTCGTACACGCCGTGCTGCATGGCGCGCAGCGCCGCGACGTTGACGCCGCGGGCCATCGGGGGCAGCGGCCCGTCGGGGTCGCAGGCGGCGAGCATGGGCACCCACTGCGTCATCGACGACACCAGGCGCCGCACCGTGGGGTCCAGCCGGTTCGAGGCCAGCTGCCACAGCAGCTGGTCCGTCCGGCCCGTGGTCGCGGCCAGCGCCTGCGCGTAGACCGTGAGCAGCAGGGTGGGCACGGTGATCCGCAGGCGTCGCGCCGCGTCGCGAACCACGCCGTACGGAATGCCGGTGTGAGCGCGAGCCCGCACCAGGGAGCCCCGGGACACCGGAACCCGCGGCGCGGCGGCGATGGTCCGCCGACGATACTCGCCGGCCGCGATCAGCCTGGCCCGGAATTCGTCGGCGCGTTGGCGTTCGGCCACCTTGCGGGGCGTGGGGGCGTCGGCGAGACGGTCACCGCGCAGCAGGGCACGCAGGTCGGACTCCAGGATCCGCACGGCCGCGCCGTCGGCCGCGAGGTGGTGGATCACCAGACGGAGCTGCGGCGATCCACCGTCGTCGGGACTGTGCAGCCAGGCTCGCCACGCCGGCTGGGCGGCCAGGTCGAACGGCTCCCGTACGGACGCCTCGGTGAACCGTACGGGCGGGTCGCGCAGGACCACCTGCCGCACCGCGTCGGGCTCGTCCGCCGGCCGGTAGACGGTGCGCAACGACTCGTGTCGCGCGGCCAGCGCGGTGAGCGCCTGGCGTACCTGCTCCGCGGCGGTTCCGGCTGGCAACGACCAGACCAGATCCTGGTTGGACTCCCACAACTGCTCCGGAGGGCGCACCGAGAGGGCTCGCCACATGGAGCGCTGACCCATGGTGAGCGGGTAGCCACCCTGACCGTGCATGACTCCTCCAGCTTTCGAGGGGGTGGGTGGTCACCTCGGGTGACCACCCACCGTGGTTCACGGATCTCAGGCAGTGCAGTCGTCCTTACGCATCGCCCGCACCTCCTCTCCCGAGAGCGGTCGGCTTCCCTCTCCGGAAGTGCGGTCGGATCCGGAGGCGCGTCGCCGACGTGATGGAACGTCAGGGTCAGGTCCAGCTGACGCCACGCTTGCGGACGCTGCGCATGCGCTTCTCCTCTCCCGTCGGGGCGGCCCCGTGCCCGCCCGTGACCTCAGCGTCGACCGCCGCCCGCCTCGGCGGTAGTGCTCTGCGTGGTCGAGGTCGTTCGGCCTTGTTCGGCCGGAAGCTCGAACGCCGCCGACGTGGCGACGGACCGCCGTGGCCACAGCGGTGCGAGCGCGAGGACCGCCACCGCGCCCGACAGCCCGCTGAACCCGATCACCGTGGTGGCCGGCCACCGGTCCGCGGCCAGACCCGCCATGACCATCGCCGTTCCCTGCAGGCCGCTCAGACCGGTGATGGCCACCCCGAACGCGCGTCCCCGGTACTGCGTCGGCACGGCCCGACCGAACAACGCGTTCAGCGGGATGGCGAAGGCGCTCGCGGCGCCCGCCAGCAC harbors:
- a CDS encoding MFS transporter; the protein is MSDSLWRHRDFMVLWSGRTLSEVGDAVSMLAIPLLAVTVLDASAVEVGVLAATRMVAYLFLSLPAGVWVDRMRKRRVMVVCHLARAGLVATVAVGAWAGWVTMAQLWIVALLSSVCTVLYETAHQSFLPSVVAGDQLLDANGKLTTTYSVSRIAGYGVGGALVSALGVARTVGVDALAYVVNALSLLLLRRPEQPPAVARGRNFRRELGAGLSFVFRHPIMPRLVAASASLNLFSQMIFALAVLYLVRDLRLSEHMVGVVLALTTLGGIGGGLVSARLARLVGTARIIWIAPLGLGWTVLLVPAAQPGWGPIAYTAGMAGLGAVFAIYNAAAISYRQRVCPPDLLGRMTASVRWVIFGVMPVGALTGGLLGSWLGVRPTLWVAAAGVWASGLLLYLSPLRRWRDLPDEAVAPDGGQPPTRLPAPHGRSPVDPAGKAMGGVRGG
- a CDS encoding condensation domain-containing protein; its protein translation is MHGQGGYPLTMGQRSMWRALSVRPPEQLWESNQDLVWSLPAGTAAEQVRQALTALAARHESLRTVYRPADEPDAVRQVVLRDPPVRFTEASVREPFDLAAQPAWRAWLHSPDDGGSPQLRLVIHHLAADGAAVRILESDLRALLRGDRLADAPTPRKVAERQRADEFRARLIAAGEYRRRTIAAAPRVPVSRGSLVRARAHTGIPYGVVRDAARRLRITVPTLLLTVYAQALAATTGRTDQLLWQLASNRLDPTVRRLVSSMTQWVPMLAACDPDGPLPPMARGVNVAALRAMQHGVYDPFAVAPMDFDHGSFFTFIPAPADADPEPSEVAPRRVEFLPPRAYSGASFYLMAWVHPCVQFTLRVMRGGYGRAEVERFLTTMTDLLLRAVEEPA
- a CDS encoding phosphopantetheine-binding protein, which codes for MPTRSELESMLTRLWSEKLNVTPVGVEDDFFALGGDSLLAADLLMDLYEQFGVEVDAAVLFLKPTIAELVDEVLAA